A portion of the Deltaproteobacteria bacterium genome contains these proteins:
- a CDS encoding gas vesicle protein GvpG translates to ENILEQAERELMNEDEVRNELKELYEQLESRRITEAEFEKREEELVKRLEEIEQYKKERDEAA, encoded by the coding sequence TGAAAACATCCTTGAGCAGGCTGAAAGGGAACTTATGAATGAGGATGAGGTGAGGAACGAGCTTAAGGAGCTTTACGAGCAGCTTGAGAGCCGGCGGATTACCGAAGCGGAGTTCGAAAAAAGGGAAGAGGAGCTGGTCAAAAGGCTAGAAGAGATTGAGCAGTACAAAAAGGAGAGAGATGAGGCTGCCTGA